The Kordia sp. SMS9 genome window below encodes:
- a CDS encoding DUF2452 domain-containing protein — protein MKVEIEVMQEEEDKRPDNVVFDEESNSYNAALKPYATNVGAPIITTPDTVTWKNVNIDKVNKQVKARYDELKAEYDALMEKFEYNNLIYSAKFNFEPIVGEIYHLYRDKNQQPFLSIIAPSQCNFDFVETFRLNADKMWEVVEE, from the coding sequence ATGAAAGTAGAAATTGAAGTTATGCAAGAAGAAGAAGACAAAAGACCTGATAATGTGGTGTTTGATGAAGAAAGCAACAGCTATAATGCGGCGTTAAAACCGTATGCAACCAATGTTGGCGCGCCTATAATTACGACACCAGACACCGTAACTTGGAAAAACGTAAACATTGATAAAGTCAACAAGCAAGTCAAAGCGCGTTACGACGAACTCAAAGCGGAATACGATGCATTGATGGAGAAGTTTGAATACAACAACTTGATTTACAGCGCAAAATTCAACTTTGAACCGATTGTTGGCGAAATCTATCATTTATATCGCGATAAAAATCAACAGCCATTTTTGTCCATCATTGCGCCAAGTCAATGTAATTTTGACTTTGTAGAAACCTTTCGTTTGAATGCGGATAAAATGTGGGAAGTGGTGGAAGAGTAA
- a CDS encoding cryptochrome/photolyase family protein has product MKTLRLILGDQLNQQHSWYDDTNDEIVYFMAEMRQETDYVKHHIQKVVAFFKSMRSFAAWLEKEQHEVVYYTLDDKNNQQDLVANLKQLITEHNIEKFDYQLPDEYRLDEQLKAFCDELEIETEAFDTEHFLTSRTDFTDFFEGKKQLVMEYFYRNMRKKYDIMMLNEKDPEGGKWNFDQSNRKKWKGEPEIPQEKQIENSVEEIYEMIQAAKVETIGTIDIDNFHWPTDRESCLDVLNYFCENLLVHFGDYQDAMHTEEHFLFHSRLSFAMNSKMLHPKEVIETVISYWRDHKDAIDISQVEGFVRQILGWREYMRGMYWKEMPNYRTLNKLNNSNKLPDFFWTGNTKMNCLKHAISQSLEHSYAHHIQRLMITGNFALLTQTDPDEVDQWYLGIYIDAIEWVEITNTRGMSQFADGGLVATKPYVSSGSYINKMSNYCKDCVYKVSKKETEDACPFNSLYWNFLDDKREHFKDNNRMNMMMSLLNKMDREKLTALKERAQDVIANPDKY; this is encoded by the coding sequence ATGAAAACGTTACGATTAATTTTAGGCGATCAGCTCAATCAGCAACATTCGTGGTATGATGATACCAATGATGAAATTGTGTATTTTATGGCGGAAATGCGTCAAGAAACCGATTATGTAAAACATCACATTCAAAAAGTGGTGGCGTTTTTTAAAAGTATGCGTTCGTTTGCAGCTTGGCTAGAAAAGGAACAACACGAAGTTGTGTATTATACTTTGGATGACAAAAACAATCAACAGGATTTAGTAGCGAATTTGAAGCAACTCATTACGGAACACAACATAGAAAAGTTTGACTACCAATTGCCTGACGAATACCGTTTGGATGAACAGTTAAAAGCTTTTTGTGACGAATTGGAGATTGAAACAGAAGCTTTTGATACAGAACATTTTTTAACGTCACGAACCGATTTTACAGACTTTTTTGAAGGAAAGAAACAACTAGTGATGGAATATTTTTATCGCAATATGCGAAAGAAGTATGATATTATGATGCTGAATGAAAAAGATCCGGAAGGAGGCAAATGGAATTTTGATCAAAGCAATCGAAAAAAGTGGAAAGGCGAACCTGAAATTCCGCAAGAAAAACAAATAGAAAATTCGGTGGAAGAAATCTACGAAATGATTCAAGCTGCGAAAGTAGAAACGATAGGAACTATTGATATTGACAACTTTCATTGGCCAACCGATCGTGAATCGTGTTTGGACGTTTTGAATTATTTTTGTGAGAACTTACTCGTTCATTTCGGAGATTACCAAGATGCGATGCATACGGAAGAACATTTCCTATTTCACAGTCGTTTGTCCTTTGCGATGAATTCTAAAATGTTGCATCCGAAAGAAGTGATAGAAACTGTCATTTCGTATTGGCGCGATCATAAAGATGCGATTGACATTTCGCAAGTTGAAGGTTTTGTGCGACAAATTTTGGGCTGGCGCGAATATATGCGCGGAATGTATTGGAAAGAAATGCCAAATTACAGAACTTTGAACAAATTGAACAATTCTAATAAACTTCCTGACTTTTTCTGGACGGGAAATACGAAAATGAATTGTTTGAAGCATGCCATTTCGCAAAGTTTAGAGCATTCGTATGCGCATCACATTCAACGATTGATGATTACGGGGAATTTTGCTTTGCTCACGCAGACTGATCCTGACGAAGTGGATCAATGGTATTTGGGCATTTATATTGATGCGATTGAGTGGGTTGAAATTACCAACACACGCGGAATGAGTCAGTTTGCCGATGGCGGATTGGTAGCTACAAAACCGTATGTTTCTAGCGGAAGCTATATCAATAAAATGAGCAATTATTGTAAAGATTGTGTATATAAAGTGTCTAAAAAAGAAACCGAAGATGCGTGTCCGTTTAACTCGCTATATTGGAATTTTTTAGATGATAAACGTGAACATTTCAAAGACAATAATCGCATGAATATGATGATGAGTTTGTTGAATAAAATGGACAGAGAAAAATTAACAGCGCTGAAAGAACGCGCGCAAGATGTAATTGCAAATCCTGATAAGTATTAA
- a CDS encoding DUF2256 domain-containing protein: MKKTHLPTKVCKVCEKSFTWRKKWERVWDEVQYCSERCRRNKNKKQND; the protein is encoded by the coding sequence ATGAAGAAAACACACTTACCTACAAAAGTCTGCAAAGTATGCGAAAAATCTTTTACTTGGCGTAAAAAGTGGGAACGTGTGTGGGACGAAGTTCAATACTGTAGCGAACGTTGTCGAAGAAATAAAAATAAGAAGCAAAATGACTAA
- a CDS encoding DASH family cryptochrome: protein MTKTGLVWFRNDLRIHDQISLVKAAKENSFVMAVYCFDPRHFEKDRFGFVKTGNYRAQFLIETVNDLQDLLNALNIPLFVHIEKPEKTIADYVKIHKVTSVYSQKEWTSEEVRVAENVQKELPSEVHWVESYDQFLYHPEDIPMAIDNIPQVFTAFRKKCEKYASIRKLETIAKMPEKNRIPHLTKVPTLQDLGLSSFEQDARTAFPFTGGETAGLQRLQDYAWNTKKLSYYKKTRNGLVGTDYSSKFSAWLANGSLSPRKIYHEVKKYESEIIKNQSTYWMIFELIWRDFFKYISLKHGSNIFKLEGILQQPYEWSQDARFIQQWIDGETAEPFVNANMLELKHTGWMSNRGRQNVASYFARTLQLDWRIGAAYFESLLLDYDVHSNYGNWLYVSGVGNDPRNRTFNVQLQAERYDGNNKFQNLWLQTSLF from the coding sequence ATGACTAAAACAGGATTGGTTTGGTTTCGAAATGATTTGCGTATACACGATCAAATTTCGTTGGTAAAGGCGGCAAAAGAAAACAGTTTTGTCATGGCTGTGTATTGTTTTGATCCGCGACATTTTGAAAAAGACCGTTTCGGATTTGTCAAAACAGGAAACTATCGCGCACAATTTTTAATAGAAACGGTAAACGATTTGCAAGATCTGTTGAACGCGTTGAACATTCCGTTATTTGTTCATATAGAAAAGCCTGAAAAAACAATTGCTGACTATGTAAAGATTCACAAAGTAACTTCTGTATATTCACAAAAAGAATGGACATCCGAAGAAGTAAGGGTTGCCGAAAACGTACAAAAAGAACTTCCTAGCGAAGTACATTGGGTAGAAAGTTACGATCAGTTTTTGTATCATCCTGAGGACATTCCGATGGCAATCGACAACATTCCACAAGTATTCACGGCATTTCGAAAAAAGTGTGAAAAATATGCCAGCATTCGCAAATTGGAAACGATTGCAAAAATGCCAGAAAAAAACCGCATTCCGCATCTGACGAAAGTCCCAACATTACAAGATTTAGGATTGTCAAGTTTTGAACAAGATGCAAGAACCGCATTTCCGTTTACAGGTGGCGAAACCGCAGGATTACAACGTTTGCAAGACTATGCTTGGAACACGAAAAAATTATCTTATTACAAAAAAACACGCAACGGATTGGTAGGAACGGATTACAGTTCTAAATTTTCAGCATGGTTGGCGAATGGAAGTTTATCGCCGCGAAAAATTTACCATGAAGTTAAAAAATACGAATCCGAAATTATCAAAAATCAATCTACCTATTGGATGATTTTTGAATTGATTTGGCGCGATTTTTTCAAATACATTTCCCTAAAACACGGAAGTAATATCTTTAAACTAGAAGGTATTTTGCAGCAACCGTACGAATGGAGTCAAGATGCGCGATTCATTCAACAATGGATTGATGGCGAAACGGCCGAACCTTTTGTCAATGCAAACATGCTCGAACTCAAACATACAGGTTGGATGAGCAATCGCGGACGGCAAAATGTAGCTTCGTATTTTGCCAGAACCTTGCAACTCGATTGGCGTATTGGCGCCGCGTATTTTGAATCGTTATTGCTTGATTATGATGTGCATAGCAATTATGGAAATTGGCTCTATGTTTCAGGCGTTGGAAACGATCCGCGCAATCGAACCTTTAATGTGCAATTGCAAGCCGAACGCTACGATGGCAATAACAAATTTCAAAATCTCTGGTTACAAACAAGTTTATTTTAA